From Psychroflexus torquis ATCC 700755, the proteins below share one genomic window:
- a CDS encoding ABC transporter permease produces the protein MFSTIFKYELNYWFKKPSFYIYLTIFFIASIGIASGIAGFFNNLDVTSSLPKLVNSPLGVYNIYNTLTVLIFFLFPSIIGVTIYKDFKSEMHELLYSYPFTKANYLFAKFFSGIAIVTSIVFIIGIGIIIGFNLPGIDPDLVGAFNFMTYLKTYLVYLLPNILLYGAIVFAVVSYTRNITAGFIAFIVLLILQIIMATLLTNPNYESFSALLNPTGASAVNYYTKYWTVAEQNNLDLPFEGFIIYNRLLWLMVATLVFGISFRFFSFSQQPVFFSFKRKLKGKRSTKSNFGSLTKVELSEVKLNFSFIHNLKTTWKLSNVNFKKIRL, from the coding sequence ATGTTCTCTACAATTTTCAAATACGAATTAAACTACTGGTTTAAAAAGCCTTCATTTTATATTTACTTAACTATATTTTTTATTGCTTCAATAGGAATAGCCTCAGGTATTGCTGGGTTTTTCAATAATCTTGATGTCACTAGCAGTCTACCAAAATTGGTAAATTCTCCACTAGGTGTTTATAACATATACAACACATTAACAGTATTAATATTCTTTTTATTCCCTTCTATAATCGGTGTAACCATTTATAAGGATTTTAAGAGTGAAATGCATGAACTTTTATATTCGTATCCATTTACGAAGGCTAATTATTTATTTGCGAAATTTTTTAGTGGTATCGCCATTGTTACAAGCATCGTTTTCATAATTGGTATTGGAATAATCATAGGGTTTAATCTACCTGGCATTGATCCAGATCTAGTTGGGGCTTTTAATTTTATGACCTATTTGAAAACCTATCTAGTGTATTTACTTCCTAATATTTTATTGTATGGTGCTATTGTATTTGCGGTTGTATCGTACACAAGAAATATTACAGCAGGTTTTATTGCCTTTATAGTGCTTTTAATATTGCAAATTATAATGGCGACCTTGCTAACAAATCCAAATTATGAATCCTTTTCTGCATTGTTAAACCCAACTGGAGCATCTGCAGTTAATTATTATACAAAATATTGGACAGTGGCAGAGCAAAATAATTTGGATTTGCCATTTGAAGGATTCATTATTTATAACAGACTGCTATGGTTAATGGTTGCTACTTTAGTTTTTGGGATATCTTTCAGGTTTTTTTCTTTTAGTCAGCAACCTGTATTCTTTTCATTTAAAAGAAAACTAAAAGGAAAGAGGTCAACTAAAAGTAATTTCGGCAGTCTTACCAAAGTGGAATTATCAGAAGTAAAACTAAATTTTTCTTTTATTCATAACCTTAAAACAACATGGAAGCTATCTAATGTCAATTTTAAAAAAATAAGGCTCTAG
- a CDS encoding ABC transporter ATP-binding protein, whose product MELVINNLSKTYKNGVKAIDDINLKIGSGMFGLLGPNGAGKSSLMRTIATLQSPDAGSITFGDINVLKEHLSLRKILGYLPQSFGVYPKMSAEALLDYFATLKGVSSKLDRQKLVKEVLEITNLYDVRKKYVAGYSGGMKQRFGIAQLLLNNPKLIIVDEPTAGLDPAERHRFLNILREIGTNSTVIFSTHIVEDVKELCNEMAILNGGRILKHTTPEKATDEIRGQIWTKIIERDELEKIETMYNVLSSNYNQDNTLNVRVYASEKPGDDFKESEPQLDDVYFMALKQDELILD is encoded by the coding sequence ATGGAATTAGTCATTAATAACTTATCAAAAACCTATAAAAATGGAGTAAAAGCCATTGACGATATAAACCTTAAAATTGGTTCGGGAATGTTTGGACTTTTAGGGCCAAATGGTGCGGGAAAATCATCCCTAATGAGAACCATTGCAACCTTGCAAAGCCCTGATGCTGGATCAATAACTTTTGGAGATATTAATGTTTTAAAAGAGCATCTATCTCTACGGAAAATATTAGGCTATTTGCCCCAATCATTTGGTGTCTATCCAAAAATGTCTGCGGAAGCTTTACTGGATTATTTTGCAACTTTAAAAGGAGTCAGTTCGAAATTAGACAGGCAAAAATTAGTAAAAGAAGTACTAGAAATCACCAATCTGTATGACGTGCGTAAAAAGTATGTTGCAGGCTATTCAGGAGGGATGAAACAACGTTTTGGTATCGCACAGCTGCTATTAAACAATCCAAAGTTAATAATTGTAGATGAACCTACAGCCGGATTAGACCCTGCGGAAAGACATCGGTTTTTAAACATATTGCGTGAAATTGGCACCAATAGCACCGTTATTTTCTCTACGCATATTGTTGAAGATGTTAAAGAGCTGTGCAATGAAATGGCCATTTTAAATGGTGGAAGAATTCTAAAACATACGACTCCTGAAAAAGCTACTGATGAAATTAGAGGTCAGATTTGGACAAAAATTATTGAACGTGATGAATTAGAGAAAATAGAAACGATGTACAATGTCTTATCCTCAAATTATAATCAAGATAATACCCTCAATGTAAGAGTATATGCTTCAGAAAAACCGGGTGACGATTTTAAAGAATCTGAGCCACAGTTAGATGACGTATATTTTATGGCATTGAAGCAAGATGAACTCATTCTTGATTAA
- a CDS encoding YbjQ family protein, translating into MIISTTDKISNKEITTILGIAKRSTVRAKHLGQDIFSGLKSIVGGELEAYTSLLNEAREQAIDRMIIYAQRKGADAIVNVRLTTSSVMDTASEILAYGTAVKLTTLK; encoded by the coding sequence ATGATTATTTCAACAACAGATAAAATATCAAATAAAGAGATTACTACAATACTAGGTATTGCAAAAAGGAGTACCGTAAGAGCGAAACACCTTGGGCAGGACATTTTCTCAGGACTAAAAAGTATAGTGGGAGGAGAACTTGAAGCCTATACATCTTTGCTAAATGAAGCGCGCGAACAAGCTATAGATAGAATGATCATATATGCGCAAAGAAAAGGAGCCGATGCCATTGTCAATGTACGATTGACAACGTCATCTGTAATGGACACAGCATCGGAAATTCTTGCTTATGGAACTGCGGTGAAACTAACTACTCTAAAGTAG